One part of the Ralstonia pickettii genome encodes these proteins:
- the sodB gene encoding superoxide dismutase [Fe] — protein sequence MEHTLPPLPYAQDALAPHISKETLEFHYGKHHQTYVTNLNNLIKGTEFENLSLEDIVKKSSGGVFNNAAQVWNHTFYWNGLKPQGGGAPTGALADAINAKWGSFDKFKEEFTKTAIGTFGSGWAWLVKKADGSLDLVSTSNAATPLTTDAKPLLTCDVWEHAYYIDYRNARPKYVEAFWNLVNWDFVAKNFA from the coding sequence ATGGAACACACGCTCCCCCCGCTGCCGTACGCCCAAGACGCTCTGGCGCCGCACATCTCCAAGGAAACGCTGGAGTTCCACTACGGCAAGCACCATCAGACGTACGTCACGAACCTGAACAACCTGATCAAGGGCACCGAGTTCGAGAACCTGAGCCTGGAAGACATCGTCAAGAAGTCCTCGGGCGGTGTGTTCAACAACGCCGCACAGGTCTGGAACCACACGTTCTACTGGAACGGCCTGAAGCCGCAAGGCGGTGGCGCTCCGACCGGCGCGCTGGCTGACGCCATCAACGCCAAGTGGGGCAGCTTCGACAAGTTCAAGGAAGAGTTCACCAAGACGGCCATCGGCACGTTCGGTTCGGGCTGGGCCTGGCTGGTGAAGAAGGCCGACGGCTCGCTGGATCTGGTGTCGACCTCCAACGCCGCCACGCCGCTGACGACCGACGCCAAGCCGCTACTGACCTGCGATGTGTGGGAACACGCTTACTACATCGACTACCGCAACGCCCGTCCGAAGTACGTCGAGGCGTTCTGGAACCTGGTCAACTGGGACTTCGTTGCCAAGAACTTCGCCTAA
- a CDS encoding DUF2167 domain-containing protein has protein sequence MGKGFQGALRACAGALACAAVLGATSLAGATAAHAQQASDRQQEMKQAWAAAKAAAKVGPKSIELRDQATLKIGKDEVFIPQPAAGQIMHAMGNSNSPDMLGLVMPTSDDDEWMVVAKYEASGYIKDDDARDWNVDDLYKSLKEGTAAANEEREKRGIPALEIQGWVERPHYDAATHRLIWSMAARSKGQPADDPGAVNYNTYALGRDGYISLNLITGRNHVDADKPAVQKLLADLDFKDGKRYTDFNAKTDKVAEYGLAALVGGIAAKKLGLFAVIAAFLAKFAKVAILAVAGFGAAMAKFFKRKPSA, from the coding sequence ATGGGAAAGGGGTTTCAGGGCGCGTTGCGCGCCTGCGCGGGCGCGCTCGCCTGCGCAGCGGTGCTCGGCGCAACCAGCTTGGCGGGCGCTACGGCTGCCCACGCACAGCAGGCCAGCGATCGGCAACAGGAAATGAAGCAGGCCTGGGCAGCCGCCAAGGCCGCTGCGAAGGTCGGCCCCAAGTCGATCGAACTGCGTGACCAGGCCACGCTCAAGATCGGCAAGGACGAGGTGTTCATTCCACAGCCGGCCGCGGGGCAGATCATGCACGCCATGGGCAACAGCAACAGCCCCGACATGCTCGGCCTGGTCATGCCCACTAGCGACGATGATGAGTGGATGGTCGTCGCCAAATATGAGGCGTCGGGTTACATCAAGGATGACGACGCCCGCGACTGGAACGTCGACGATCTGTACAAATCGCTCAAGGAAGGCACCGCTGCCGCCAACGAAGAGCGTGAGAAGCGCGGCATCCCCGCACTGGAAATCCAGGGCTGGGTCGAGCGTCCGCACTATGACGCCGCCACGCACCGCCTCATCTGGTCGATGGCTGCACGCTCCAAGGGCCAGCCGGCCGACGACCCCGGTGCGGTCAACTACAACACCTACGCATTGGGCCGCGACGGCTACATCAGCCTGAACCTGATCACCGGCCGCAACCACGTCGACGCCGACAAGCCCGCCGTGCAAAAGCTGCTCGCCGATCTCGATTTCAAAGACGGCAAGCGCTACACCGATTTCAACGCGAAGACCGATAAGGTGGCCGAGTACGGTCTGGCCGCGCTGGTCGGCGGCATCGCCGCCAAGAAGCTGGGCCTGTTTGCGGTGATCGCCGCGTTCCTGGCGAAGTTCGCCAAGGTGGCGATCCTGGCAGTGGCAGGCTTTGGAGCGGCCATGGCCAAGTTCTTCAAGCGCAAGCCGAGCGCATAA
- a CDS encoding site-2 protease family protein: MAKLLILLFSGLKFGKLLTTGGTMLLSVAAYAFVFGWRYAVGFVVLLFIHEMGHFMAARQRGLAVGAPTFIPFVGAWIDLKEQPMDVETEAHIGLAGPVAGTVGAMLCYGLARYTDSQLLLALAYAGCFLNLFNLIPLSPFDGGRITAVLSPRIWFLGVPVLVALFVWRPSPILILIAVLAVPQLMKAWRYDPHAPENRAYYSISNESRLTYTVYYIGLVVFLAMMSHELHDMLGSVRA, translated from the coding sequence GTGGCCAAGCTGCTGATCCTGCTGTTTTCAGGGTTGAAGTTCGGCAAGCTGCTGACCACCGGCGGCACGATGCTCCTGTCGGTGGCCGCCTATGCCTTCGTGTTCGGCTGGCGCTATGCGGTGGGTTTCGTGGTGTTGCTGTTCATCCACGAGATGGGCCACTTCATGGCGGCACGCCAGCGCGGGCTGGCCGTGGGAGCGCCCACCTTCATCCCCTTCGTGGGCGCGTGGATCGACCTGAAAGAGCAGCCGATGGATGTGGAAACCGAGGCCCATATCGGCCTGGCCGGGCCCGTCGCCGGCACGGTGGGCGCGATGCTCTGCTATGGGCTCGCACGCTACACCGACAGCCAGTTGCTGCTGGCCCTGGCCTACGCCGGCTGCTTCCTGAACCTGTTCAACCTGATCCCGCTCTCGCCGTTTGACGGTGGACGCATTACGGCGGTGCTGTCGCCGCGCATCTGGTTTTTGGGCGTGCCGGTGCTGGTGGCGCTGTTCGTCTGGCGGCCGAGTCCGATCCTGATCCTGATTGCGGTGTTGGCCGTGCCGCAGTTGATGAAGGCGTGGCGCTACGACCCACATGCGCCGGAAAACCGCGCGTACTACAGCATCTCAAACGAATCTCGCCTGACCTACACCGTGTATTACATCGGCTTGGTCGTGTTCCTGGCGATGATGAGCCACGAACTGCACGACATGCTCGGCAGCGTGCGCGCATAA